The Formosa sp. Hel1_33_131 genome window below encodes:
- a CDS encoding homoserine kinase, translating into MNEIKLFSPATVANVSCGFDVLGFCLDSIGDEMVIRKTVEKGIRITKIEGYDLPFEVEKNVAGVSALAMYEAAKPDCGFEIEIYKHIKPGSGVGSSSASAVGSVYGMNVLLGNPYSKTELTAFAMKGEAVASQSEHADNIAPALFGGFTLVKSLEPLEVLQIPTPSDLFAVVIHPQIEIKTSDARKILPEHISLKNAITQWSNVGSLIHGLHTNDYDLISRSLKDVVVEPFRSQLIPGFEDIKKAALENGALGTGISGSGPSVFSLCKSDSTAEKVEKAIRETYQNQHIPFEIYVSKINLDGIKLLNEN; encoded by the coding sequence ATGAACGAAATTAAACTGTTTTCTCCAGCAACGGTTGCGAATGTCTCCTGCGGATTTGATGTCCTCGGATTTTGCTTGGATTCAATTGGTGATGAAATGGTGATTCGTAAAACCGTAGAAAAAGGAATTCGAATTACAAAAATTGAAGGCTATGACCTTCCCTTTGAAGTTGAAAAAAATGTAGCAGGTGTTTCGGCATTGGCCATGTATGAGGCTGCAAAACCGGATTGTGGTTTTGAAATCGAAATATATAAACACATCAAACCTGGTAGTGGTGTTGGCAGCAGCTCTGCAAGTGCTGTTGGCAGTGTCTATGGAATGAATGTATTGCTTGGTAATCCGTATTCGAAAACCGAACTTACAGCCTTTGCCATGAAAGGCGAAGCCGTTGCCAGTCAAAGTGAGCACGCCGATAACATTGCTCCTGCCCTCTTTGGAGGATTTACCTTAGTGAAAAGTTTAGAGCCTTTAGAAGTTCTTCAAATCCCAACCCCCTCCGATTTATTTGCCGTAGTCATTCACCCTCAAATTGAGATAAAAACATCGGATGCACGAAAGATACTTCCAGAGCATATTTCATTAAAAAATGCGATCACGCAGTGGTCAAATGTGGGAAGTCTTATTCACGGCTTACATACCAACGATTACGATCTGATCAGTCGCTCTTTAAAAGATGTGGTGGTGGAGCCGTTTAGAAGTCAACTCATCCCTGGATTTGAAGACATTAAAAAAGCAGCATTAGAAAACGGTGCTTTAGGCACTGGCATTTCGGGCTCAGGGCCTTCTGTGTTTAGTTTGTGTAAAAGTGATTCCACTGCTGAAAAGGTTGAAAAAGCCATCCGAGAAAC
- the thrA gene encoding bifunctional aspartate kinase/homoserine dehydrogenase I, giving the protein MKVLKFGGTSVGSSKNISKVIKIIKEESASENIVVVVSAVGGITDKLLIAADKAIRKDHSYKEDFESLRLKHIEVIDGLLSGEVHEATTDIVLEHLSRLEKLLDGVYLINELSPKTNDKLLSFGELISSLIIYEAIKSKGVNVQLKNSQNLIVTDSNFTNAAVNFEETNANITTYFESNQKMVTILPGFISKSENDEITTLGRGGSDYTAAILAAALNASVLQIWTDVSGMFTTNPKMVKHAKPISKLSYLEAIELSHFGAKVLYPPTVQPVLRKDIPLLIKNTLAPQDPGTLITKISENGSQSPIKGISNINNVSLLTLQGNGMVGIPGFSKRLFETLAHSKINVIIITQASSEHSICIGVSDADALSAKTVIDKEFENEISLHKIDPLIIEPNLSIVAVVGDKMKSHQGISGKMFSTLGKNNVNIRAIAQGASERNITAVISESDVKKALNSLHEQFFEEQTKQMNLFIAGVGNVGKSLMDQIKQQKKYIKSTLKINLKVVALSNSKKMVFDESGLNLSDWDTLLKEGQPTEPMAFFEASKDLNLRNSIFIDITANEAVANTYAHYLKQSIAVVACNKIACSGAIENYKELKQLSHKYNVPFLFETNVGAGLPVIDTLKNLIMSGDHVTSINAVLSGSLNFIFNNFNKNTTFHDVVKQAQLEGYTEPDPRIDLSGVDVARKLLILARESGEMLEMEDIQNEAFLPKECMEANSVDAFYETLKTNEDLFQKLFQSAEANDCQLKYVAEFKDGASKVGLKEIPVGHPFYNLEGKDNIVMFYTNRYSDQPMIIKGAGAGSEVTASGLFADIIRISNTH; this is encoded by the coding sequence ATGAAAGTTTTAAAATTTGGAGGAACATCTGTAGGTTCTTCAAAAAACATATCCAAAGTCATAAAAATCATTAAAGAAGAATCTGCTTCTGAAAACATTGTGGTTGTGGTATCTGCCGTTGGTGGAATTACCGATAAATTACTCATTGCGGCCGATAAAGCCATTCGTAAAGACCACAGTTACAAAGAAGACTTTGAGTCCTTACGCTTAAAGCATATCGAAGTGATTGATGGTTTACTGAGTGGCGAAGTGCATGAAGCCACTACTGACATTGTGTTGGAACATTTATCACGGCTTGAAAAGTTATTAGATGGCGTGTATTTAATAAACGAACTGTCACCAAAAACAAACGATAAACTTCTCAGTTTTGGAGAATTGATTTCTTCATTAATTATTTACGAAGCGATCAAATCTAAAGGGGTCAACGTTCAATTAAAAAATTCACAAAATTTAATTGTAACCGATTCAAACTTTACCAATGCAGCTGTTAATTTTGAAGAAACAAATGCCAATATCACCACCTATTTTGAAAGCAATCAAAAAATGGTAACCATCTTACCAGGCTTTATATCCAAGTCTGAAAATGACGAGATCACCACTTTAGGGCGTGGTGGGTCCGATTACACTGCAGCGATTCTTGCGGCAGCACTCAACGCCAGTGTTTTGCAAATATGGACAGATGTAAGCGGGATGTTTACGACCAACCCTAAGATGGTCAAACATGCGAAACCAATTAGCAAGTTATCGTATTTAGAAGCCATTGAATTGTCGCACTTTGGAGCTAAAGTATTGTATCCACCAACCGTGCAACCCGTCCTCCGAAAAGACATTCCACTACTTATAAAAAACACCTTAGCACCTCAAGATCCTGGAACCTTGATTACTAAAATTTCAGAAAACGGCTCTCAATCTCCGATCAAAGGAATTAGCAATATCAATAATGTCTCTTTACTCACGCTACAAGGAAATGGCATGGTAGGGATTCCTGGGTTTTCCAAACGTTTGTTTGAAACCTTGGCGCATTCTAAAATAAATGTGATCATTATCACCCAAGCATCTTCGGAACATTCTATATGTATTGGAGTTTCAGATGCCGATGCGCTCTCCGCAAAAACGGTGATTGATAAAGAATTTGAAAATGAGATTTCGCTCCATAAAATTGATCCTTTAATCATTGAACCCAACTTGTCCATTGTGGCGGTTGTAGGTGATAAAATGAAAAGCCATCAAGGGATTAGCGGGAAAATGTTTAGTACTTTAGGGAAAAACAATGTCAATATTAGAGCGATTGCACAAGGGGCTTCAGAACGGAATATTACAGCCGTGATTTCTGAATCGGATGTAAAAAAAGCATTGAATTCTTTACATGAGCAATTTTTTGAGGAACAAACCAAGCAAATGAACTTATTCATTGCTGGGGTTGGAAATGTAGGTAAATCCCTCATGGATCAGATCAAACAACAAAAGAAATACATAAAATCAACACTTAAAATCAACCTTAAAGTCGTCGCCCTTTCCAACTCTAAAAAGATGGTGTTTGATGAAAGTGGATTAAATCTTTCAGATTGGGATACTCTGTTGAAAGAAGGACAACCAACAGAACCGATGGCGTTCTTTGAAGCCTCAAAAGATTTAAACTTAAGAAATTCTATTTTTATAGATATTACAGCCAACGAAGCGGTCGCCAATACCTATGCTCACTATTTAAAACAAAGCATCGCCGTGGTGGCTTGTAACAAAATTGCGTGTTCAGGTGCCATAGAAAACTACAAAGAATTAAAGCAACTTTCCCATAAATACAATGTGCCCTTCTTGTTCGAAACAAATGTTGGTGCTGGTTTGCCCGTCATTGATACATTAAAAAATTTAATCATGTCTGGGGATCATGTCACTTCCATCAATGCAGTACTTTCAGGAAGTTTGAATTTTATCTTTAATAATTTCAATAAAAACACGACCTTTCACGACGTTGTAAAACAAGCACAATTAGAAGGCTATACGGAGCCAGATCCAAGAATTGATTTGAGTGGTGTGGATGTTGCAAGAAAATTATTGATTTTAGCCAGAGAAAGCGGAGAGATGTTAGAAATGGAAGACATTCAAAATGAAGCGTTTTTGCCAAAAGAATGTATGGAGGCCAACTCTGTAGATGCTTTTTATGAAACCCTAAAAACCAATGAAGATTTGTTTCAAAAACTATTTCAGTCTGCGGAAGCAAACGACTGTCAACTGAAATATGTGGCAGAATTTAAAGATGGAGCGTCAAAAGTAGGTCTCAAAGAAATTCCTGTTGGACACCCTTTTTACAACCTGGAAGGAAAAGATAATATTGTGATGTTTTACACCAACCGTTACAGCGATCAACCCATGATTATCAAAGGAGCTGGCGCAGGATCTGAAGTTACGGCTTCAGGTTTATTTGCAGATATTATTAGAATTTCAAATACACATTAA
- the glyA gene encoding serine hydroxymethyltransferase, giving the protein MQRDEQIFELIEAEKERQINGIELIASENFTSEQVMEATGSVLTNKYAEGYPGKRYYGGCEVVDEVELIAIDRAKTLFGAAWANVQPHSGSQANTAVFHACLKVGDKILGFDLSHGGHLTHGSPVNFSGRLYDPVFYGVEKETGVLNYDKIQEIATKEQPKLIIAGASAYSRDIDFKRFRIIADSVGAILLGDISHPSGLIAKGILNDPLPYCHIVTTTTHKTLRGPRGGLIMMGKDFENPFGITLKSGKVRMMSSLLDSAIFPGNQGGPLEHVIAGKAIAFGEALTDEFLHYILQVKKNADAMAKAFVKRDYHLISGGTDNHMMLIDLRNKNITGKVAEQALVKADITVNKNMVPFDTQSPFVTSGIRVGTPAITTRGLVESDMETVVEFIDQALNNHEDEAKLEAISEQVNAMMSHRPLFA; this is encoded by the coding sequence ATGCAACGCGACGAACAAATTTTTGAATTAATTGAAGCTGAAAAAGAACGTCAAATCAATGGAATTGAATTGATTGCTTCTGAAAATTTCACAAGTGAACAAGTGATGGAAGCTACCGGATCTGTATTGACCAACAAATACGCAGAGGGATATCCTGGAAAGCGTTATTATGGAGGTTGTGAAGTTGTGGACGAAGTAGAGCTGATTGCTATTGATCGTGCCAAAACACTCTTTGGAGCTGCTTGGGCAAACGTACAACCCCACTCTGGAAGTCAGGCCAATACAGCCGTCTTTCATGCGTGTTTAAAAGTAGGGGATAAAATCTTAGGATTTGATCTCTCTCATGGTGGACACTTGACACACGGATCGCCTGTGAATTTCTCTGGACGTTTGTACGATCCCGTTTTTTACGGAGTTGAAAAAGAAACCGGTGTTTTGAATTACGATAAAATTCAGGAGATTGCGACCAAAGAACAACCAAAACTAATCATTGCAGGAGCCTCTGCTTACTCAAGAGATATCGATTTTAAGCGTTTTAGAATTATTGCCGACAGTGTGGGTGCTATTTTATTAGGCGATATTTCTCACCCTTCTGGATTGATCGCTAAAGGTATTTTGAACGATCCTTTACCGTATTGTCACATTGTCACCACCACCACGCACAAGACCTTAAGAGGCCCAAGAGGCGGTCTGATTATGATGGGAAAAGATTTTGAAAATCCGTTTGGAATTACGTTGAAATCTGGAAAAGTACGCATGATGTCTTCTTTATTGGATTCTGCTATTTTCCCTGGAAATCAAGGTGGACCTTTAGAACATGTGATTGCTGGAAAAGCGATTGCTTTTGGTGAAGCATTGACCGATGAATTTTTACATTATATTTTACAGGTTAAAAAGAATGCGGATGCCATGGCAAAAGCTTTTGTAAAACGCGATTACCATTTGATTTCTGGTGGGACTGACAACCATATGATGCTGATTGATTTAAGAAACAAAAACATCACTGGAAAGGTTGCCGAACAAGCCCTTGTAAAAGCGGATATTACGGTGAATAAAAACATGGTGCCGTTTGATACACAGAGTCCCTTTGTAACTTCTGGAATCCGTGTTGGAACGCCTGCAATTACCACTCGTGGTTTGGTAGAATCTGATATGGAAACGGTTGTTGAGTTTATTGACCAAGCACTTAACAACCATGAAGATGAAGCGAAATTAGAAGCGATTTCAGAACAAGTAAATGCGATGATGAGTCACCGTCCTTTGTTTGCTTAG
- a CDS encoding RHS repeat domain-containing protein produces MKKTALLAIVFFLYIQPAVSQELPTIIPPSPTAFQMTRYGDVAVNESTGKISPSIPLYTYRAGRLNLPIGLSYQGNGVKVDQSASWTGINWNLNAGGVIARTVRDQDDFNSQGGRRFYSEQNLNEMDIYNNPDNIALLYNFITANTADSEVDIFSFSFPGYSGSFYFDEDFEAHLTKNDSPLKIEVDEGPPIDSDGITQHLKREITITTPEGIKYYFGGLHASEASKTVYPTAGGGATNFVQTAFYLHKMQHPLGDEIYFVYETFPFEYSNLIAVSERISMLVETYTSCLKPDETLPDLGAIDKLRNSIKDGQFLKRIYSNKNSYEVVFSNSTVPISNTDVRPHYLKVLNSMIARNSMNLSEELEKIDFEYLYPKGVENSQRFFLKSVNFNNGTSYKMDYNSPESLPKRFDYDQDHLGYFNNKGNSRFAPKTDNSAFTSIYNSLADKSPKFNYSSKGALIKLTYPTGGYSEFEYESGFLSNETASETKYAHFITYRNDPTRNPSNKNPNFVYLGVLENDRGIGGSENGTVDTIKDQLIDVRLHNVKSIQHLDMHVIFRLTVKDFTDNTEQILNKQHQYGSEILDWDPVLGNVFTYETFIFKGIRFKRGHNYKISLEIVANSVESNGTINANIDFNYEVETEELIEDLGIRIKSVTDYPANKAATRKHYEYLSESTAIIPRYVYSTLTKICCDEPLGAVIEKSLVNLTSSSISSIYTNSNNEKVYSKVLTYMSDVNSENPKKNYINGYIEKEFIVRSDASPFNFLGGVTGSSAILAVDTDYYRLPNKRENKSVVNGLLKKEKIFSKTGGIQNEYRLIKETEYDYTIDSNSTFITNNATTELFTRCEIVGNVSDLGTTYLGLYNTYSNKVQLNSTTTKVFDFGSSTISGSNTSSVDAAKVLETTIEYEYDQYVGLPTKVTTFSSDTDIATETRYTYPSISNDVVSHISKPLFIRSYITNNFGTSSELLSTVQNTYNNNFNHYGQDLKLPSKVKVLKGELTDESFLEDRILYHDYDAYGNPLEVSKADGTHIVYIWGYNQTQPIAKIENATYAQVSSRVANLQTLSNADDDRTVDILNSNGTITKVGKEGDLREALRNLRINFKNSLVTTYTYDPLIGVTSVTDPRGNTVYYEYDPFNRLKHVKDKDGNILSENEYNYKNQ; encoded by the coding sequence ATGAAAAAAACAGCCCTCCTTGCCATTGTATTCTTCCTATACATCCAGCCTGCAGTTTCGCAAGAATTGCCAACAATAATTCCGCCATCGCCGACAGCTTTTCAAATGACACGTTACGGAGATGTTGCTGTTAATGAGTCAACAGGAAAAATCAGTCCTAGTATCCCTCTTTACACGTACAGAGCAGGGCGTTTAAATTTGCCAATTGGCTTATCCTACCAGGGTAATGGAGTAAAAGTAGATCAGTCGGCAAGTTGGACCGGTATTAACTGGAACTTAAATGCAGGAGGTGTTATTGCTAGAACCGTAAGAGATCAAGATGATTTTAATTCTCAAGGAGGAAGGCGATTTTATTCTGAACAAAATTTAAATGAAATGGATATTTATAACAACCCAGATAATATCGCATTATTATACAATTTTATTACAGCGAATACAGCAGATTCGGAAGTAGATATTTTTAGTTTTTCTTTTCCAGGATACTCTGGGAGTTTCTATTTTGATGAAGATTTTGAAGCTCATTTAACAAAAAATGATTCTCCACTTAAAATTGAAGTTGACGAGGGACCTCCAATTGACAGTGACGGAATAACTCAACATTTAAAACGAGAAATTACAATAACAACTCCAGAAGGTATTAAATATTATTTTGGAGGCCTGCATGCTTCAGAAGCTTCAAAGACAGTATATCCTACCGCTGGTGGAGGTGCAACAAATTTTGTTCAAACAGCTTTTTATTTACATAAGATGCAGCACCCTTTGGGAGACGAAATATATTTTGTTTATGAAACTTTCCCTTTTGAATACAGTAATTTAATTGCAGTTTCTGAAAGAATTTCTATGCTAGTAGAAACCTATACTTCTTGCCTTAAACCAGATGAGACCTTACCAGATCTTGGTGCGATTGATAAGTTAAGAAACTCTATTAAAGACGGCCAATTTCTGAAAAGAATTTATAGTAATAAAAACTCTTATGAGGTTGTATTTAGCAACTCTACAGTTCCTATATCTAATACAGACGTTAGACCACATTATTTAAAAGTATTAAATAGCATGATCGCAAGAAATTCAATGAATCTTTCAGAAGAATTAGAAAAAATTGATTTTGAATATCTATATCCAAAAGGGGTTGAAAATTCCCAAAGATTTTTTCTTAAATCTGTAAATTTCAATAATGGTACTTCTTATAAAATGGACTACAATTCTCCAGAAAGCTTACCTAAACGGTTTGATTATGACCAAGATCATTTAGGTTATTTTAATAACAAAGGAAATTCTAGGTTTGCTCCCAAAACAGATAACAGTGCATTTACTTCTATTTATAATTCGTTGGCCGATAAAAGTCCAAAATTCAATTATTCTTCAAAAGGAGCATTAATCAAACTAACATACCCTACAGGAGGATATTCCGAATTTGAGTATGAAAGTGGCTTTCTCAGTAATGAAACTGCTTCTGAAACAAAGTATGCGCACTTTATAACCTATAGAAATGACCCCACAAGAAACCCTAGTAATAAAAATCCTAATTTTGTTTATCTTGGGGTACTAGAGAATGATAGAGGAATAGGAGGCTCTGAAAATGGAACAGTAGACACAATAAAGGATCAGTTAATTGACGTAAGATTACATAATGTAAAAAGTATACAACACCTAGATATGCATGTAATATTCCGACTTACAGTGAAAGACTTTACGGATAATACGGAACAGATTCTTAACAAACAGCATCAGTATGGTTCAGAAATTCTAGATTGGGATCCGGTTTTAGGAAACGTTTTTACTTATGAAACTTTTATTTTTAAAGGAATCAGGTTTAAAAGAGGGCATAACTATAAAATTTCATTAGAAATAGTTGCTAATTCTGTTGAATCTAATGGAACAATAAATGCTAATATTGATTTTAATTATGAAGTAGAAACAGAAGAACTTATAGAAGATTTAGGAATTCGTATAAAAAGTGTTACAGATTACCCCGCTAATAAAGCGGCTACCCGTAAGCACTACGAATATTTATCTGAAAGCACTGCAATTATCCCTAGATACGTATACAGTACTTTAACTAAAATTTGTTGTGATGAACCTTTAGGGGCCGTTATAGAGAAATCACTTGTGAACCTCACCTCTTCAAGTATTAGCTCTATATACACAAACAGTAACAACGAAAAAGTATATAGCAAAGTACTTACTTATATGTCAGATGTCAACTCTGAAAATCCTAAAAAAAATTATATTAATGGTTACATTGAAAAGGAATTTATTGTTAGATCAGATGCTTCGCCTTTCAATTTCTTAGGAGGAGTTACTGGTTCAAGTGCTATATTAGCTGTAGATACGGATTATTATAGATTGCCCAATAAAAGAGAAAATAAATCGGTAGTTAATGGGCTTTTAAAAAAGGAAAAAATATTCTCTAAAACTGGTGGTATACAGAATGAATATAGATTAATTAAAGAAACAGAATACGATTATACAATTGATAGTAACTCTACTTTTATTACTAATAATGCTACCACTGAACTATTTACACGTTGTGAAATAGTAGGAAATGTAAGTGATTTAGGCACTACATATTTGGGGTTATATAACACATATTCTAATAAAGTACAGCTGAATTCAACAACTACCAAAGTTTTTGATTTTGGTAGTTCAACAATTTCAGGGTCAAATACATCTTCAGTTGATGCAGCGAAGGTTTTAGAGACTACAATTGAATATGAGTACGATCAATATGTTGGACTTCCAACAAAAGTAACAACCTTTTCTAGTGATACGGATATTGCTACAGAAACACGCTACACATACCCAAGTATCTCTAACGATGTTGTGAGTCATATATCAAAACCATTATTCATTCGATCGTATATTACTAATAATTTTGGTACTTCTTCAGAATTATTATCTACAGTACAAAATACATATAATAATAACTTCAATCACTATGGCCAGGATTTAAAACTGCCTTCTAAAGTAAAAGTTTTAAAAGGAGAGTTAACAGATGAGAGCTTTTTAGAGGACCGCATCCTCTACCACGACTACGACGCCTACGGCAACCCCTTAGAAGTCAGTAAAGCCGATGGCACCCACATTGTTTACATCTGGGGTTACAACCAAACCCAGCCCATTGCCAAAATAGAAAACGCCACCTATGCACAGGTATCAAGTCGGGTTGCGAACTTACAAACCCTCTCCAATGCAGATGACGATAGAACCGTTGACATCTTAAATTCAAATGGCACCATCACAAAAGTTGGTAAAGAAGGCGATTTAAGAGAAGCATTACGAAATTTAAGAATCAACTTCAAAAATTCCTTAGTCACCACCTACACCTACGACCCCTTAATAGGCGTCACCAGTGTCACCGACCCACGGGGAAACACCGTTTATTATGAATACGACCCCTTCAACCGCCTGAAACACGTCAAAGACAAAGACGGCAATATTTTAAGTGAAAACGAATACAACTACAAAAACCAATAA